Within Paenibacillus sabinae T27, the genomic segment TGTTCTTCTCGGCGCTGCTCAACATTGCCATGTGCATCCTGCTCGTCAAAGTGATGCAGGACCGATCGCGGCGGCAGACCCAGACAAATCATGCACAGGCCCTCCTTCAGGAGCCGCTGTAACCTCACCCCCGGCCGGGTCCTGCTAACGCAAAGCAGCGGCGCTCCCCGAGACGAAGATTTGACGTCCCGGGACCGCCGCTGCTTTTTTGTGCTGAAATCATTCCGCCTCGCCCGTGCCGTTGTCCCGCTCTCCGTCCGGTTAAATAAATCCGCCGTTCACGCGCAAGGTCTGTCCCGTCACCCATTGGGATTCCGGACCAGCCAGGAACAGCACAACCTTCGAAATATCCTCCGGCTCAGCCAGGCGTCCGAATGAATTGGCACTGCCCACCGCCTTGATCTGCTCCTCCGTTTTGCCTACAGTAAAGAGTTCCGTGTTCACCGGTCCAGGAGAAACCGCGTTAATAGTGATCCCTTTCGGTCCGAGCTCTTTGGCCAGCTGGCGGGTGAACTGCTCCACGGCTCCTTTCGTTCCGGCATAGGTGCTATAAGTCGGGAGCATATGGCCAATCACCGATGTGGAGAAGTTGATAATTCGCCCGTTCTCCTTCATATGCAGCGCTGCCTGCTGGATGGCAAAGAACGTCCCTTTTACGTTAATCGCAAATTGCTTGTCGAAATCCTCCTCGGTAATTTGCGCGAGTGGCTTCGTAACAATAATCCCGGCGTTGTTGACGAGAATATCCAGCTGCCCGTAAGCGTCCAGCGTCTTCTTGAACAGGCTCTCGACTTCCGCCACCTTGCTGACATCCGCCTGTATCGCCACCGCTTCTCCGCCGCTCTGTTTGATCCCGGCAACCACTTCTTCCGCTTTCGCCGGACTGCTCACGTAGTTGACGATAACCTTTGCCCCGTGCGCTGCCAGCTCCTCAGCGATTTTTTGCCCGATGCCTCGCGATCCGCCCGTAACCAGCGCTACTTTCCCCGCAAGCTTCTGTTCCATCGTAAATCCCCATCCTTTTTTGGTATTGTGTGTCTTTGCCG encodes:
- a CDS encoding SDR family oxidoreductase; the protein is MEQKLAGKVALVTGGSRGIGQKIAEELAAHGAKVIVNYVSSPAKAEEVVAGIKQSGGEAVAIQADVSKVAEVESLFKKTLDAYGQLDILVNNAGIIVTKPLAQITEEDFDKQFAINVKGTFFAIQQAALHMKENGRIINFSTSVIGHMLPTYSTYAGTKGAVEQFTRQLAKELGPKGITINAVSPGPVNTELFTVGKTEEQIKAVGSANSFGRLAEPEDISKVVLFLAGPESQWVTGQTLRVNGGFI